Proteins encoded within one genomic window of Sphingosinicella ginsenosidimutans:
- a CDS encoding Zn-ribbon domain-containing OB-fold protein: protein MGPDQQFRAFLEEGRFMLQRSRATGRFIFYPRVAEPVTGCLDLEWVAASGSGVVHSTTVVRNEPRARDYNVALVDLAEGVRMMTRVEGIDPGDVRIGMAVRARIAAGEDGPIVVFDPA, encoded by the coding sequence ATGGGACCCGACCAGCAGTTTCGCGCCTTTCTTGAGGAGGGCCGCTTCATGCTCCAGCGCTCACGCGCAACCGGCCGCTTCATCTTCTATCCCCGGGTCGCCGAGCCGGTGACGGGTTGTCTCGATCTCGAATGGGTGGCCGCCAGCGGCAGCGGCGTCGTCCATTCGACAACGGTGGTACGAAACGAACCCCGTGCCCGCGACTATAATGTTGCGCTGGTCGATCTGGCCGAAGGCGTGCGCATGATGACCCGTGTCGAAGGGATCGATCCCGGCGATGTGCGTATCGGAATGGCGGTGCGCGCGCGTATCGCGGCGGGCGAGGACGGCCCGATTGTGGTGTTCGATCCGGCATGA
- a CDS encoding acetyl-CoA acetyltransferase: MSTDRFPRGETAIVGHATFGEGLSPGFSSIDLAAAASTRALASAGLTPADVDALFIGLPDDFLSGMTLAEYLGVRPRLTDNNRTGGSAFQTHVAHAALALASGQCDVALIAYGSNQKSGAGKLVRSSLPPTYEGPFKPRMPVSAYALAAARHMHEYGTTRAQLAEVAVAARQWAALNPAAFMRDPLSVADVLAARMVSDPLTTRDCCVVTDGAAAIVMVRADRARDHAKRPAYVLGAGQAATHRDISSMPDLTVTGAAESGPRAFAQAGVTPADVDVVQVYDAFTINTILFLEDLGFCPKGEGGRFVEDGAIAPGGRLAVNTSGGGLSYCHPGMFGLFTIVEAAAQIAGTAGDRQQPGVEVALAHGNGGVLASQATIILGSGETL, encoded by the coding sequence ATGAGCACCGATCGGTTCCCGCGCGGCGAGACCGCGATCGTCGGGCACGCGACCTTTGGCGAAGGGCTGTCGCCGGGCTTCAGTTCGATCGATCTGGCCGCGGCCGCGAGCACGCGCGCGCTGGCGTCGGCAGGATTGACACCGGCCGATGTCGATGCGTTGTTCATCGGCCTGCCTGACGACTTCCTCTCGGGCATGACGCTGGCGGAATATCTCGGCGTGCGGCCCCGGCTGACCGACAATAACCGCACTGGGGGCTCTGCCTTTCAGACGCATGTCGCGCATGCCGCGCTCGCTCTCGCGTCCGGCCAGTGCGATGTCGCGCTGATCGCCTATGGCAGCAACCAGAAGAGCGGCGCCGGCAAGTTGGTCCGATCGAGCCTGCCCCCAACCTACGAGGGGCCGTTCAAGCCGCGCATGCCGGTGTCCGCCTATGCGCTGGCGGCGGCGCGGCACATGCATGAATATGGAACGACGCGTGCGCAGCTGGCCGAAGTGGCTGTGGCCGCGCGGCAATGGGCCGCGCTCAATCCTGCCGCATTCATGCGCGATCCGCTGAGCGTTGCCGACGTGCTGGCGGCACGCATGGTGTCGGACCCGCTCACCACCCGCGATTGCTGTGTGGTCACCGATGGCGCAGCAGCGATCGTGATGGTGCGTGCCGATCGCGCCCGCGATCATGCCAAGCGTCCGGCTTATGTCCTGGGCGCGGGGCAGGCGGCCACCCACCGGGATATCTCGTCAATGCCCGATCTGACCGTCACGGGCGCGGCCGAAAGCGGCCCGCGCGCCTTCGCTCAGGCCGGCGTGACGCCCGCCGATGTCGATGTCGTGCAGGTCTATGACGCCTTCACCATCAATACGATCCTGTTCCTCGAGGATCTGGGGTTCTGCCCGAAGGGCGAAGGCGGGCGCTTCGTCGAGGACGGCGCGATCGCCCCGGGCGGGCGGCTTGCGGTCAATACCAGCGGAGGCGGCCTTTCCTATTGTCATCCGGGCATGTTCGGCCTGTTCACCATCGTCGAAGCGGCGGCACAGATCGCGGGCACGGCCGGCGATCGGCAACAGCCTGGCGTCGAGGTCGCCCTGGCCCACGGCAATGGGGGCGTGCTCGCGAGCCAGGCGACGATCATCCTGGGGTCCGGGGAGACGCTGTGA
- a CDS encoding class I adenylate-forming enzyme family protein, translating to MTLALDSALRDVLAGDAERPYLEVRGEWVSLGQVRAISQAVLELLEKAGVASDAPLGLIARNRAPHVAALFGLLSQRRHVVMLHAYQARENLAAELTALAMGAVIADAGDWEDVLRGAAVNAGMLGIALGGERGIAAVTHVPGTAAAGRKFAPSDTAIEMLTSGTTGPPKRVPISYATLAAAVQDAIVATAQANTTDASAPFIQFYPLGNISGLFGLITCAVRGQPAVLLERFSVDEWVRAVKAYRPSAFMSLPPAAMRMVLDSDVPREVMSSIPAMRCGSAPLDPSVQREFEERYGIPVLINYGATEFCGVIANWTIADHRRYRDVKLGSVGRARPGIKLRVTDPDTGQVQAAGEIGRLEVLAPRVSADWVPTTDLARIDADGFVFLKGRTDSVIIRGGFKVSPEAIAEVLRRDPAVEDAGVVGLPDPRLGEVPVAAIQLREGAAPPDVQALIDAVRSAISPQAAPVRIAIVEHLPRNGSLKLDRAALRRILEAA from the coding sequence ATGACGCTGGCGCTCGATTCGGCCCTGCGCGACGTCCTCGCGGGCGATGCCGAGCGCCCCTATCTGGAGGTGCGCGGCGAATGGGTTTCGCTCGGCCAGGTTCGCGCCATCTCACAGGCCGTGCTCGAATTGCTCGAAAAGGCCGGCGTTGCCTCCGATGCGCCTCTGGGCCTGATCGCGCGCAATCGCGCGCCGCATGTCGCCGCTTTGTTCGGGCTGCTCTCGCAGCGACGCCACGTGGTGATGCTTCACGCTTATCAGGCACGCGAGAACCTTGCCGCGGAACTCACCGCGCTCGCGATGGGCGCGGTTATCGCCGATGCCGGGGACTGGGAGGACGTACTGCGCGGCGCGGCGGTGAATGCGGGCATGCTCGGAATCGCGCTGGGCGGCGAACGGGGCATCGCCGCCGTTACGCACGTCCCCGGGACCGCTGCTGCCGGACGCAAGTTCGCCCCGAGCGACACGGCGATCGAGATGCTGACCAGCGGCACCACCGGTCCGCCCAAGCGGGTACCGATCAGCTATGCGACGCTGGCGGCGGCGGTCCAGGACGCTATCGTCGCCACTGCGCAGGCCAATACGACCGACGCCAGTGCGCCGTTCATCCAATTCTATCCGCTCGGCAATATCAGCGGCCTGTTCGGGCTGATCACCTGCGCCGTCCGCGGCCAGCCGGCAGTGCTGCTCGAACGGTTCAGCGTTGACGAATGGGTGCGCGCCGTGAAGGCATATCGTCCATCGGCCTTCATGTCGCTTCCCCCGGCCGCGATGCGGATGGTGCTGGATTCGGATGTGCCGCGTGAGGTGATGTCGTCGATCCCGGCGATGCGCTGCGGCTCGGCGCCGCTCGATCCATCGGTTCAGCGCGAATTCGAGGAGCGCTACGGGATTCCGGTTTTGATCAACTATGGCGCCACGGAGTTTTGCGGCGTGATCGCCAACTGGACGATCGCCGATCATCGCAGGTATCGCGACGTCAAGCTGGGCAGCGTGGGGCGCGCCCGGCCGGGCATAAAATTGCGTGTCACCGATCCCGACACGGGCCAGGTGCAGGCCGCGGGAGAGATCGGCCGACTCGAGGTGTTGGCCCCGCGTGTCTCGGCTGACTGGGTGCCGACGACAGATCTCGCCCGGATTGACGCGGACGGCTTCGTCTTTCTCAAGGGTCGAACCGACAGCGTCATTATCCGCGGCGGCTTCAAGGTTTCGCCGGAGGCGATCGCCGAAGTGCTGCGCAGGGATCCGGCGGTGGAGGATGCGGGCGTCGTCGGCCTGCCGGATCCGCGCCTTGGCGAAGTTCCGGTGGCGGCGATACAGCTGCGCGAAGGCGCGGCGCCGCCAGACGTCCAGGCGCTGATCGACGCCGTGCGCAGCGCGATTTCGCCGCAGGCCGCGCCGGTGCGCATCGCCATCGTCGAACATCTGCCGCGCAACGGTTCGCTCAAGCTCGACCGCGCAGCGCTCCGCCGCATTCTGGAGGCCGCGTGA